Proteins encoded together in one Candidatus Babeliales bacterium window:
- the gatA gene encoding Asp-tRNA(Asn)/Glu-tRNA(Gln) amidotransferase subunit GatA, with protein sequence MNDLSFATIQELKQGLENKSFSSPELLEFFLQKFQQHDDSIKSAIEIFDKKSILEKQQQGGLLSGIPGIIKDNICQQGRITSCASKMLENYRATYDATVIERLKNEGALLVGRANLDEFAMGSSTETSAFFKTKNPWNLSCVPGGSSGGSIAAVAAGMVPWALGSETGGSVRHPAAFCGIVGFKPTYGSVSRYGLIAYASSLDQVGIATRTVYDSALVYSAIAGHDPKDASTLKELTKKDYTTQLDGTLPKNLRIGIVKTAFETPGLDPQVKQLTQDAIETLRIAGATVHEIELPTLEYSAATYFIISRAEAASNLARFDGVRYGYRSKDAKDLQELYINSRSEGFGKEVKVRMLIGNYVLSAGYAGRYYHNAQKVQDLIRQDFAKAFAKVDVLMMPSQASPAFEFGKFDNNKLQMDLQDYFLCPANLAG encoded by the coding sequence GTGAATGATCTATCGTTTGCAACGATTCAAGAACTTAAACAAGGTTTAGAAAATAAAAGTTTTTCATCACCAGAACTATTGGAATTTTTTCTGCAAAAATTTCAACAACATGATGACTCAATAAAATCAGCAATTGAAATTTTCGATAAAAAATCGATCTTAGAAAAACAGCAACAAGGTGGACTTCTCAGCGGCATTCCCGGCATCATTAAAGATAATATTTGTCAGCAAGGTCGCATCACTTCATGTGCATCAAAAATGCTTGAAAATTATCGTGCAACATACGACGCAACAGTTATTGAGCGCTTAAAGAATGAAGGAGCTTTGCTCGTAGGGCGAGCTAATCTAGACGAATTTGCTATGGGAAGTTCAACAGAAACTTCAGCTTTTTTCAAAACGAAAAATCCTTGGAATTTAAGCTGTGTGCCAGGAGGATCAAGTGGTGGTTCGATTGCAGCTGTAGCGGCTGGGATGGTTCCATGGGCACTTGGAAGTGAAACGGGCGGATCAGTTCGTCATCCTGCAGCATTTTGTGGTATCGTTGGTTTTAAACCAACATATGGTTCTGTTTCTCGTTACGGATTGATTGCGTATGCATCATCTCTTGATCAAGTTGGTATTGCAACACGTACTGTTTATGACAGTGCTTTAGTTTATTCAGCCATTGCGGGTCATGATCCAAAAGATGCTTCAACATTAAAAGAACTTACAAAAAAAGATTACACCACGCAGCTTGATGGAACGTTGCCAAAAAATCTTCGCATCGGAATTGTAAAAACAGCTTTTGAAACACCAGGGTTAGATCCTCAAGTAAAACAATTAACACAAGATGCAATTGAAACTTTAAGAATTGCTGGTGCAACGGTTCATGAAATTGAATTGCCAACACTTGAATACAGTGCAGCGACTTATTTTATTATTAGTCGTGCTGAAGCTGCATCAAACTTAGCGCGCTTTGACGGTGTTCGTTATGGATATCGCAGCAAGGATGCAAAAGACTTACAAGAACTGTACATTAACAGCCGTAGTGAAGGTTTTGGTAAAGAAGTAAAAGTCCGAATGCTTATTGGAAATTATGTGCTATCTGCTGGATATGCAGGCAGATATTATCATAATGCGCAAAAGGTACAGGATCTAATTCGTCAAGATTTTGCAAAAGCTTTTGCAAAAGTTGATGTTTTGATGATGCCATCACAAGCTAGTCCAGCTTTTGAATTTGGAAAGTTTGATAACAATAAATTACAAATGGATCTGCAAGATTATTTCTTGTGCCCGGCAAACTTGGCAGGG
- the gatC gene encoding Asp-tRNA(Asn)/Glu-tRNA(Gln) amidotransferase subunit GatC — MSKVTKEEVRKLAELTKVSFEEHELDGIIAQLNDVLAYAERVVQIAQQQVDMPSSKNVNCDRADVVIPTDIAPILAQAPQQEDNYFVVPKFLDN, encoded by the coding sequence ATGAGTAAAGTAACTAAAGAAGAAGTAAGAAAATTAGCTGAGTTAACCAAAGTTTCTTTTGAGGAACATGAATTGGACGGCATTATTGCGCAATTAAATGATGTTTTAGCATACGCTGAGCGCGTTGTGCAAATTGCACAGCAGCAAGTTGATATGCCATCAAGCAAAAATGTTAACTGCGATCGAGCAGACGTTGTAATCCCAACAGACATTGCGCCCATTTTAGCGCAAGCTCCACAGCAAGAAGACAATTACTTTGTGGTGCCTAAATTTTTAGATAATTAA
- a CDS encoding MATE family efflux transporter, translating into MKLSVTSRVSALFQTDGGLSYSRILRYFYPECITALIIYFLPYCIDCYFICNLKSTNLYAVSGIVDNFLTMFLKAAEGLSIGTVIVAGYHNGLKEYKKAGEAFVDAFWTVIGVGALVSVTLYFMVSAICHFNNFSPDMIDQGIPYLQIKSASIFFMFIYFALVGFLRAIKNTFVPMVVFAIGSVIFVLVDYLLIFGAYGFPQMCLLGSAVASLAQYLSMSVIMFIYLAYTKNHEKYGLSFLTKNISFCRIKQLLMFSIPVLIDKVSIAFAYAWLGSCMSHMGPMAGAAFSSVKLMERFAFLPAIAFAQVITFLVSNDVGGGRWKDIHANIKRVVIMAVLFVGIIVIVGSMWPYVFVNLFDRNREFGHLVATIFPALSILILIDLLQLILSAALRGAGDVKTVMITRVAIIAGFFIPSTYIIAMFPFKTLVSKMLVTYAAFLIGNGLMSIVYVFRLRQKHWKKQNEKVVCDE; encoded by the coding sequence ATGAAACTGAGTGTTACATCGCGAGTTTCTGCTTTATTTCAAACTGATGGCGGACTATCATACTCTAGAATTTTACGTTACTTTTATCCTGAATGCATCACAGCACTCATCATTTATTTTCTTCCGTATTGCATTGATTGTTATTTTATTTGCAATCTAAAATCTACAAATCTTTATGCAGTATCTGGTATCGTTGATAATTTTTTAACGATGTTTTTAAAAGCAGCTGAAGGGCTTTCAATCGGAACAGTCATTGTTGCTGGTTATCACAACGGACTTAAAGAGTATAAAAAAGCTGGTGAAGCATTTGTTGATGCTTTCTGGACCGTTATTGGCGTTGGAGCTCTTGTTTCAGTCACCTTGTATTTTATGGTTTCAGCTATATGCCATTTCAACAATTTTTCTCCTGATATGATTGATCAGGGTATTCCGTACTTGCAGATTAAATCAGCATCTATATTTTTTATGTTTATTTATTTTGCCTTAGTCGGTTTTCTACGAGCGATAAAAAACACCTTTGTACCGATGGTCGTATTTGCTATAGGTAGCGTGATATTTGTGTTGGTTGATTATCTTTTAATTTTTGGTGCATACGGCTTTCCACAAATGTGTTTGCTCGGTTCTGCTGTTGCGTCACTGGCTCAATATCTTTCTATGTCAGTAATTATGTTTATCTATCTGGCCTATACAAAAAATCATGAAAAATATGGCCTGTCTTTTTTAACGAAAAATATTTCATTTTGTCGCATCAAACAATTATTGATGTTTTCAATACCTGTGCTTATCGATAAAGTGTCGATAGCATTTGCCTATGCATGGCTTGGATCATGTATGTCACACATGGGTCCAATGGCTGGAGCAGCGTTTTCAAGTGTTAAACTTATGGAGCGTTTTGCCTTTTTACCAGCAATAGCTTTTGCACAAGTTATTACATTTTTAGTAAGTAACGATGTGGGTGGCGGTAGATGGAAAGATATTCATGCAAATATTAAAAGAGTTGTGATTATGGCTGTTTTATTTGTAGGGATTATTGTGATTGTTGGCTCTATGTGGCCGTATGTGTTTGTAAATTTATTTGATCGAAATCGCGAATTTGGTCATTTGGTAGCAACGATTTTTCCAGCATTGAGTATCCTTATTTTAATAGATTTGCTACAGCTGATTTTATCAGCAGCTTTGCGTGGTGCAGGTGATGTTAAAACAGTGATGATCACGAGGGTAGCTATTATTGCTGGATTTTTCATTCCATCAACCTACATTATTGCCATGTTTCCATTTAAAACATTGGTGTCTAAAATGCTTGTGACCTATGCAGCATTTTTAATAGGAAATGGTTTGATGAGCATTGTGTACGTTTTCAGACTAAGACAAAAACATTGGAAAAAGCAAAACGAGAAAGTGGTTTGCGATGAGTAA